The DNA sequence TGATATGTAATAATGCAGCATTGATGAAATATGACTTGATGCTTTTTATTCTGGACTGCAAGGCTGCTTCCTCAAAACATTATACCCCCCGGGGTGAATGTGTCACCAATCCAGATGTGTAAGGACTTTGAAAGGATAGGGCAGCTATCACACGAGTATGTTGCAGATTAAGAAAATTGTTACTAATGGCTGTGAAAACTTGCCTCTTAAGTGCAGCCAGAAAAGTCTGTTCTAATATTCTGCTCACATTCACTTCATTTTTGATGTACTGCAATCAGAGTaacactggagaaaaaaaaacacacagctGCATCTGTACCATAAAAGCATACATTTTTAAATGTGGTCTATCTTTCTCCTATCCGGAAGACCTACATGTAACTCTTCATTTTTTATAAATTGATTTGGTTactgcctttttttttatttttttttttgtaaactctGATCAAAAGAAATCTGGTTGACATTTTCAGTTTTTTTCATAAGCATCCTGGGTAGGATCTTATGAATTCTAGAAAAATACAACTTATTGGTGCATATGCTGACTTTTACCCTTCTTGCTAGTGACCCATAACTAAAGCTATAGAACAAAAGATGTGTTCTATTAGGTTGGTTCAGTTATTGTTTGGGGGTGGGATGATGTTGGTTGGATAACATGTTTCTTACTGTTCCAGCCTATGACCACTCCAATTAGATCAGCTTTCCTCTGGGTTCCAAAATTCATCTCCTTGTTTTTTTCTATGAAAGTTTAGGGATTATGAGGCAGTTACAGAATCTGATCACCTAAAAAGGAGGTGCCCCCTTAAAGATTATAACCCAGCTTCAGAGCATCTATATGCCCAAAATTGCAATTACACCAGACATAAACCTGAAGTGACTACAGTTGCATGAATGCTGTAGGGGCATGCATAACTGTCAGGATTCTGTAAGTTTCATTCTTTAAGTGGCAGTGCCTCCCATTCTCCACTCAGGTGAATACCCCCTTTCATTTATATGCTATTACACTTAATGCACCCCCCCTACAGAATAGTACTTTAGTAGCCCTGCTGCCATTTGAGGGAAAAGGTCAGTTCCATTCATATGAGCATTGGTCTTGCTTGGCTCCTGGGTTCTTTAATGGCCCCAAATGATAGCTCAGAGAGAGGTTCCAGATCTTCCAAATGAAGGTTTACCAGACCTCTCTTTGGCTCGGATAGAGTGCATATTGTCAGACCAGTGGATCTTTGAGGTAGTCAAATGGAGCTGTGCCCTGGAGTTGGCACAACCTGTGCCAGATGCCTTCATAATGTCACCCTGTGGCTCGGTGATAAAACTGCAGATAGTTGCATGTATGCTTCACTGGCTGTTACACTTGGGAGAGGTGGAGCCCCAGAATGAGGAGTCGGGCGCGCAAAGGCAGGAGACGGCCAGGGGCCCTCAGTTCTGCTTACGTGCGAGGGCCGCCTCTGATCCGCTTCCGCTCCTGCCCTCACTCAGCCCAGGAAAAAAAGCAGTGGAGCGGGAAGCACTACCGCTGCTGCGTGCCCTTCCGCTGATGCACTTTCACCCCGCCAGGACCAAGAGGCTCGAGACATGCGCGCGCAGAGAAATGTTGAGATTTCACATTCGGAAAGGCCATGCGCGTTCGTTTGGAGCCCGTCTAGGCCTCGCCATTTGCACTGGCTCTAGTGCACAAAAAGCGGCTGCCCCTCCGTGCAGAATCACCCTCAAAATGGCAACCATTTGCTTCACTATCTCCCAGAGAACCCCTTCCTCACATCAGCtgctctcctccactgccaattccaggctTCCTTCCTTTCATCCAGCTGCCCACTATGCCTGGAAGAAATGACTCGTCAAGGCTGGGAAATGAGGAGCCCGGAAGAgcgaaggcagggagggagagaagccggctggacttgttgggcagaatttaaaaaggtacggggggggggggcttgcctgAGGCTAGCTGGCTGGTTgtcctggagctggctggctggtcTGGCGCTGGCTGGATGGTTtcgggctggctggttggcatggagctggctggctggtttggggctgggggcaggctagcttggggctgcctaccattagacgttGTAGCATGGCCGTCCCTTAGGGTTGTGGCAGAGATCAACATACAACCACAATATAGCCCCGGCGTGCTTCCCCAacagggaggaagtccctgttgtagAGACCTTACCCCGTGTGTAACAGTCAGGATGGCACAACACAGGTAAATATTCAAAAGAATGAAatcaaatttatttatcattCAGTCTTGGTACAAAATGCAAAGAAAAAAGAGTCCAAAGTATCAGCAAcaattgtaacaaaaaaaaaacaaaacactgctGCACTCACCTCCTGAGTGTCCAGTTcatgtcccaggtaagtcctGTTACTTTGTCAATGGCAACAATAGTATAGAACACAAGATCAGTACTATTCAGTCCTTTTagcacaacaacaaaaaaaacatatcATCACCATTCTGAGGATCTTCACTCCTCAGGTGCTAAGGAGCACAAGGATGGTGGATTCACCAAAACAGCACCTCGCCAATGCAAAAGTAACCCACTAAACCCTCCACATAGATGAAGGGCAAATCCTGCCCCCCAACCTTCAGGTCTTTTAAAACTCCAAAAAGGACAAAACCAACTGTTCAGTTACTCACAGGCTCAGCTCTGCTCATCTGCAGCCAAGCCTCTGTTTgcagcagcagccatcttggaacaaaaaataaacttccccccccccaaaaaaaaaaaaaaccctcaattaACTAGCAGTTTTTTCTTTCCAGCAACCACAGTCAATTCACCACCTAGATAGTGGCACTTTTAGCCAAAAACATTTCCAGAGGCAAGCCATTCCCTCAGCAGTAAAGCAgcaaaactaattaaaaaaaactttttcaaaACCAAACAAGCATCCACTTTAGCTTACTTCCATTGAATCAGAAAGAGGAAGTtcaggcagggcattccattCCATGGCCTCAGGTTCCTGGTTCTTCGGGtaatcttcctctgcctctggaTTCTGCATCTCAACATCCTCCAGTAACGGAGATGGTGGAGGCTCCTCCAACATGGGAGCTTCCCTGGGCTGCTTGCCTCTCTGTGACaaccagctctctaaatgctgcaGAGCTGTGGTGCCAAGCCAAGCCCTGCGCAGAGGAAGGGCTTTGTGCAGCTCTGGCTGCCTTCCAGCCTGTTTGGTCGGCAATTCCAACATGGATGCTCCTAAAGGGGCCAAACCTGATTTTCCTAGGCTATGATTAAAGTTCTGTAGGGTCTCAGCCTGAACTTCATATTCCTGTTCCTGGCCTGCAGGGACATAATGGTCAACCCTAACCAGCTTAACAGGGCAATTTCTGGGGTTCCTGACTCGTACAAGGCTGGTAGTGGAGTCGGGCTTGTGACAacatgcccaccactagatgtgtcCTGTACCATGTCCCGGCCTACCACaacagaggggggacagggaacaggGCACactatttggttcagaatttttttttcttggtttttcctcctctagaggtgggtgcatctcatggtcaggtgtgtcttatggagcaaaaaatatagtacttgttgctcacatgaaaaAAATTTGCACATACCCTGCCAGTCTTAGAGGGTTATAGTCTTAGATATTGTTGCCACTACTATTTAACAATACAATTTGGTTCTCACCATAGCTCCAATTATTTAATTCAACTCTTGAATCTTGATGTCTGTTCATATAAACATAGGTAAAGTCTACAGACTTAATGAAACCACATTTTTTGTCTGGACCTTCAGAGTAAAACCGGATAGTACAAACTCCCGGCCACTATCATCTTCATTGgtccaatttttatttattttactattaTTTGTTTTCTTCAATATTTAATTTTGATTTTAACTTATACTTTAACAAGAAGAGAGCCACTTAGTTTATAGTGGATTGTCACTCAACTTTCCTTCACCTCTCCCTAGAGGGAGCATTGATGGCATCCCTGAATTTTCTGTCTATtaatataaattattttcatCCTGCTTTTGTCAAAATGTAGTAGTTGAAAATGCCATCTGATGGGACTGCAGTATCTAAATAAACAAAGGATTGTTAAGGAATAGCCATTACATAGCAGGAATATGGGAAGAAATTTTAAGATATAATGTGCAAGATAAATTTccaatcagaaaaaaaatacaaatacacaCTGGGAGTATGCCTTTAAAATGCACATTAGTAATGTAGGGAATTCTAatgttccttttatttttattttttctctctgcttTAGTCTGCCATCTTCAACTTCCAGAGCCTTCTGACAGTAATTCTGCTGCTGATATGTACATGTACCTATCTACGAGCCATGGCTCCTAGCTTACTGGACAAAAATAAAGCTGGGTATgtcaagtttattcagtttttatatactgcatatcagAAAATACCATCTAAGGGGTTTCAAATCATggtaaaaagaagttaaaaacaataaataaaaagagcAGACTCCCACTTCCTTGTGCTAACAGGTTCTGCCTGTGTCTTGCCCCTAGAGTGAGTGAACAGATCTTGCAAAGGTTGATTCATAAGTCGTCTTAACAAGGTATGTATGTTAGGACTGACTTAAAACTTTTGACAAGAGGGTTCAATATTCAAATAGGTTACGGGGTTTTTCCAAAGTATTGGACCAGCAACATTAAATATTGAGGATCGAGTCAATTCATAGATGATTTGGTGAAAAGAGTGTATTCTCAAGAATCTAACACCCCTACTtatctgacatcctagccctctaatattcttctttccccgatcttcatctaacccttccttggagttcctttctcattacaattcctatAAACCGCGCCAAGCTCCACAaatatggagatggtgcggtatataaacccaagatttagtttagtttagtttagtattaaAAGTTGATGCTGGCTGGAGCATAACATTTTGGATGATACATATATATTTCTTAGATTTGTTTCCCAGCATTAAAGCTGTTTTCAATTAGTAGTTTTCAAAAGCagatttgagatttttttttttcaaaaagcagAATTTGAATTGGGTGCACAAGAGAATGACATCATTGGACAGTGCCAGGTCAGAACAGCTCTTCCAGATCTAGAACAAGTACAAAGTTCTGAGTTTGCGGCTCTTCCCATGTGTTATAATTTCTTAAGCCcccgctttttttttctttgatttgccaAACAGACCTGAAATTAAATTATACAACACTCTGATACTAATTGTGATGTGTTATGCAAATCTTTTACAGTTACATCAGAAAATATAaaacaactaccgtattttcacccatataccgcgcacccgtgtaaaacgcgcacacgggtatagtgcacggggaacagaaatttatgttaaaaaattttactatagcgcgcacacgcgtataccgcgcatgccgccccgactctcctctcgccgccccgactctccgttcgccaccccgactctcctttcgcccgccccgactctcctttccgaaggactgctcgcacccccacccgaaggaccgctcgcacccccacagcctccccccctccccctcccgcatggagaagctgcctaccgttgtttccggatgccagtgagcccagctgcttcctctgccagcggtcccgccccttctctgagccctgcgctacgctgcttcctcttccggcagtcccgccctttctctgatgtcagagaaagggcgggaccgccggaaaaggaagcagcgcagagctcagagaaggggcaggaccgccggcagaggaagcagctgggctcactggcatccggaaacaacggtaggcagcttctccatgcgggagggggagggggaggctgtgggggtgcgagcggtccttcgggtgggggtgcgagcggtccttcggggtgggggtgcgagcggtcctttggggtgatgaatcggacgtcggggggggggaactatgtaaaaaatatttgttcaacgcgctcacgcgtagaacgcgcatggttatgcacggtttgtaaaatcgtgtataatgcgcgtgttatatgcgtgaaaatacagtaatcttAATTCATCTAGTTCACTTAACTCCTATTCTAAAACAGTGATGAAAGCACTCTGCATTTGCATTGCTGAACTGTCCGCATACATTATTAAATGCTCATAAGTGAGGGTAATTGACTGTATTTACTAAAACAGTCAAGTGTTCAGATTATTCTCAAAAATTTATATTAAATTTGTCTGACCCTTTGATTTAGAGGCTCATTTAATATTACCTTCTTAGCAAAGGTGTTTTATTAACTTAAGAACTATTTTTCAAATACATACATACTGaagtagtggtggagaggaaaacagtgatggaattcgaaaaagcatgggataaacatagaggatctctaattataaaatgaatggtataaattcaagaactaaccccctcttttactaaggggcgttagccaatttagcatgcacaaaatgataacacatccatagaatataatggaagcattagcgtttagcgtgcgctaaaatggctaatgcgccttagtaaaaggacccttaaggccagtattggacagacttgcacatcTGTGTCCCATGTAtgatgattcggtgtaggatgggttgGGAAGGGCATAAATGGGAACTTGGAACATAGGGACATccctggccagactttatggtagatgacctgcaaacaacgggatggttggataggctggagtgagcttggaaagcaattcagcagttggaacctaggacagtacCATATgggctttacagtctatggcccagaaatatcaaagaaaagagacaagttaatttcatGTATTTTTAAGGAGtctaactaatggacagactggacggtctttatctgccatcatttactatgttatactAGATCCTGTGCCCCCAATCAGTTTGGATTTTACCATAACATGGTTTGATATAATTTGAAGAAGATTTGGCCAAGGTATCAAGAACCTGTTAGTGTCACTGCTTTTGATGCCTGGAATCATGAGATCCTTTTTGTAGGGAAACTTGGACATCTCTAATAGATTACTGTACAAATATGGAGCAAGAGAGATATGATGCCAAGAGATCATaataacatctttttttttagGGATTCAATATAAGAAGTAGAGTGTATCCTAGAGCAGAAGAAGACAGTAGATAGGTAACAAATAAAGTAAAGTAGCTAACCTACCTGGAGATGCAGAGCACCAATGGACAGCAAGATCAGAAATAGGCTGAGGTCCAAGCCACAGCTGGTGATGAAGTCAGGAATAAAACTGTATCGGAGACAAGTAAAGTATGCTTCCAACAGATAGCATAACAGAGGCTAAATTG is a window from the Geotrypetes seraphini chromosome 1, aGeoSer1.1, whole genome shotgun sequence genome containing:
- the TMEM167A gene encoding protein kish-A, with amino-acid sequence MSAIFNFQSLLTVILLLICTCTYLRAMAPSLLDKNKAGVLGIFWKCARIGERKSPYVAVCCIVMAFSILFVQ